The following proteins come from a genomic window of Denitromonas sp.:
- the guaB gene encoding IMP dehydrogenase — translation MRVIQKALTFDDVLLVPAHSDVLPKDVNLQTQLTRNVRLNIPLVSAAMDTVTEARLAIALAQEGGIGIVHKNFSAKQQAAEVAKVKRFESGVLKDPITIPPDMSVREVVALTRLNKFSGLPVVDGNKVVGIVTNRDLRFEINLDQPVSSIMTPRERLITVPEGESLEVAQALMHKHRLERVLVINAADELRGLITVKDMLKSTEHPNAAKDEHGRLRCGAAVGVGEGTEERVERLAEAGVDVIVVDTAHGHSRGVLERVRWVKKNFPKVDVIGGNIATGDAARALLDAGADGVKVGIGPGSICTTRIVAGVGVPQITAIANVCQALSGTGVPMIADGGIRFSGDIAKAIAAGGNAVMLGGLFAGTEEAPGETVLYQGRSYKSYRGMGSLGAMQQGSADRYFQDASSNTDKLVPEGIEGRVPYKGPVTAVIHQLIGGLRASMGYVGAASIAQMVERAQFVEITSAGVRESHVHDVQITKEAPNYHVD, via the coding sequence ATGCGCGTGATTCAGAAGGCGCTGACGTTCGATGACGTCCTTCTTGTCCCCGCCCATTCCGACGTTCTTCCCAAGGATGTCAACCTCCAGACGCAGCTGACCCGGAACGTTCGCCTGAACATTCCGCTGGTTTCCGCTGCCATGGATACGGTCACAGAAGCCCGGCTGGCAATCGCGCTGGCCCAGGAAGGCGGAATCGGCATTGTTCACAAGAACTTCTCGGCCAAGCAGCAGGCTGCCGAGGTGGCCAAGGTCAAGCGGTTCGAGTCCGGCGTCCTGAAGGACCCGATCACCATCCCGCCCGACATGAGCGTGCGTGAAGTGGTGGCGCTGACCCGCCTGAACAAGTTCTCCGGTTTGCCGGTGGTCGATGGCAACAAGGTTGTCGGCATCGTGACCAACCGCGACCTGCGTTTCGAGATCAATCTGGACCAGCCGGTGTCGTCGATCATGACGCCGCGCGAGCGTCTCATCACCGTCCCCGAGGGCGAAAGCCTTGAGGTGGCGCAGGCGCTGATGCACAAGCACCGCCTGGAGCGCGTGCTGGTGATCAACGCGGCCGATGAGCTGCGCGGCCTGATCACCGTGAAGGACATGCTCAAGTCCACCGAGCACCCGAATGCCGCCAAGGACGAACACGGCCGCCTGCGCTGCGGTGCTGCCGTGGGCGTGGGCGAGGGGACCGAAGAGCGCGTCGAGCGCCTGGCCGAAGCCGGTGTCGACGTGATCGTGGTCGACACGGCGCACGGCCATTCGCGCGGCGTGCTCGAGCGGGTCCGCTGGGTCAAGAAGAACTTCCCCAAGGTCGACGTGATCGGCGGCAACATCGCCACCGGTGATGCGGCCCGGGCTCTGCTCGACGCCGGCGCCGACGGCGTCAAGGTGGGCATTGGCCCCGGCTCGATCTGCACGACGCGTATCGTCGCCGGGGTGGGCGTGCCGCAGATCACCGCCATCGCCAATGTCTGCCAGGCGCTGTCCGGCACTGGTGTGCCGATGATCGCCGACGGCGGCATCCGTTTCTCGGGCGACATTGCCAAGGCGATCGCCGCCGGCGGCAATGCCGTCATGCTCGGCGGCCTGTTTGCCGGCACCGAAGAAGCCCCGGGCGAAACCGTGCTGTATCAGGGCCGTTCCTACAAGTCCTACCGCGGCATGGGCTCGCTGGGCGCCATGCAGCAGGGCTCGGCCGACCGTTACTTCCAGGATGCTTCCTCGAACACCGACAAGCTGGTGCCCGAAGGCATTGAAGGCCGCGTGCCCTACAAGGGGCCGGTGACCGCCGTCATTCATCAGCTGATCGGTGGCCTGCGCGCCTCGATGGGCTATGTCGGTGCGGCGAGCATTGCGCAGATGGTCGAGCGTGCGCAGTTTGTCGAGATCACCTCGGCTGGCGTTCGCGAGTCGCATGTGCACGATGTGCAGATCACCAAGGAAGCGCCGAACTACCACGTGGATTGA
- the guaA gene encoding glutamine-hydrolyzing GMP synthase, protein MAHQKILILDFGSQFTQLIARRVREQQVYCEIHPCDVADDFLRSFGADGIILSGGPNSVYSEIMNAPQLVFELGKPVLGICYGMQTMAAQLGGKVEGSDTREFGYAEVRAQGHSKLFDGIQDRSNDKGHGLLDVWMSHGDKVTELPPGFRLIGSNPSTPIAAMADEERGFYGVQFHPEVTHTLKGKEIITRFVHDICGCGHDWNMPDYVSEAVAAIREQVGDEEVILGLSGGVDSSVAAALIHRAIGDQLTCVFVDNGLLRLNEAEQVMQTFGRNLGVKVIHVDATEQFLGHLAGVSDPEQKRKIIGREFVEVFQAEAAKLPKARWLAQGTIYPDVIESAGGKTKKAHTIKSHHNVGGLPETLNLKLLEPLRELFKDEVRELGIALGLPHDMVYRHPFPGPGLGVRILGEVKKEFADLLRRADAIFIDELRAADWYEKTSQAFAVFLPVKSVGVMGDGRTYEYVVALRAVQTQDFMTAHWAELPHSLLARVSNRIINEVRGINRVVYDISGKPPATIEWE, encoded by the coding sequence ATGGCGCATCAGAAAATTCTCATTCTTGACTTCGGCTCCCAGTTCACCCAGTTGATCGCGCGCCGGGTCCGCGAACAACAGGTGTATTGCGAGATTCATCCCTGCGATGTGGCCGATGACTTCCTGCGCAGTTTCGGCGCGGACGGCATCATCCTCTCGGGCGGGCCGAACTCGGTCTATAGCGAAATCATGAATGCGCCGCAGCTGGTGTTCGAGCTGGGCAAGCCGGTGCTGGGCATTTGCTATGGCATGCAGACCATGGCGGCGCAGCTCGGCGGCAAGGTGGAGGGCTCCGACACCCGGGAATTCGGTTATGCCGAAGTGCGCGCGCAGGGGCATTCGAAGCTCTTCGACGGCATCCAGGACCGCAGCAACGACAAGGGCCATGGCCTGCTCGACGTATGGATGAGCCACGGTGACAAGGTCACCGAATTGCCACCGGGCTTCCGCCTGATCGGCAGCAACCCGTCGACCCCGATCGCCGCCATGGCGGACGAGGAGCGCGGCTTCTATGGCGTGCAGTTCCACCCCGAGGTAACCCACACCCTCAAGGGCAAGGAGATCATCACCCGCTTCGTGCACGACATCTGCGGCTGCGGCCATGACTGGAACATGCCCGACTATGTGTCCGAGGCGGTGGCGGCCATCCGCGAGCAGGTCGGCGACGAAGAGGTCATCCTCGGGCTGTCCGGCGGCGTGGACTCATCCGTGGCCGCCGCGCTGATCCACCGCGCCATCGGCGACCAGCTCACCTGCGTGTTCGTGGACAACGGGCTGCTGCGCCTGAATGAAGCCGAGCAGGTGATGCAGACCTTCGGCCGTAACCTCGGCGTCAAGGTCATCCATGTGGATGCCACCGAACAGTTCCTCGGCCATCTGGCCGGTGTCAGCGACCCCGAGCAGAAGCGCAAGATCATCGGCCGCGAGTTCGTCGAGGTGTTCCAGGCCGAAGCGGCCAAGCTGCCCAAGGCGCGCTGGCTGGCGCAGGGCACGATCTATCCGGACGTGATCGAATCGGCCGGCGGCAAGACCAAGAAGGCCCACACCATCAAGAGTCACCACAACGTCGGTGGCCTGCCCGAGACGCTCAACCTCAAGCTGCTCGAGCCGCTGCGCGAGCTGTTCAAGGATGAAGTACGCGAGCTGGGCATTGCCCTCGGCCTGCCGCACGACATGGTTTACCGTCACCCCTTCCCGGGTCCCGGCCTGGGGGTGCGCATCCTCGGCGAGGTCAAGAAGGAGTTTGCCGACCTGCTGCGCCGCGCCGACGCGATCTTCATCGACGAGCTGCGCGCCGCCGACTGGTACGAAAAGACCTCGCAGGCCTTCGCCGTCTTCCTGCCGGTCAAGAGCGTGGGCGTGATGGGCGACGGACGCACCTACGAGTATGTGGTTGCCCTGCGCGCCGTGCAGACGCAGGACTTCATGACCGCGCACTGGGCCGAGTTGCCGCATTCGCTGCTGGCTCGTGTGAGCAACCGCATCATCAATGAAGTGCGCGGCATCAACCGGGTGGTGTATGACATCTCCGGCAAACCGCCCGCGACCATCGAGTGGGAATAA
- a CDS encoding tyrosine-type recombinase/integrase, with translation MLTDLKLKALKPTGKIYKVADQQGLYVAVTRTGVVSFRFDYRVNGRRETLVIGQYDPNLGAKKPRDLVELDYGMSLSLAEARLLLARAHRSVEQGESPSRTKVEKRVEAADALTFGKWAEKYFAEADLAESTRSMRKSVYDRNLAEEFGRLKLEEITPVRLMARCEKIKERGAAAPAVQAREIVQQVFRFIQARGLKIENPAEAIRPSAIATFKARDRALSPAEIHTFFNALDQTATMSTLRLAVKFMLLTLVRKSEFIEATWDEVNFETAIWTIPKERMKAGRPHNVYLSQQALDILVAFKTCFSASSYLHPGRYETELPISAATLNRVIDVTVKLIRDRGEDFEPFTVHDLRRTASTLLHEAGFNSDWIEKCLAHEQRGVRAIYNKAEYAEQRRAMLQTWADMLDGWIKSGANVVPIRRGVGIA, from the coding sequence ATGCTCACTGACTTGAAGTTGAAGGCGCTGAAGCCCACGGGAAAGATCTACAAGGTTGCTGATCAGCAGGGGCTCTACGTCGCTGTCACGCGGACAGGAGTGGTCAGTTTCCGGTTTGATTACCGGGTGAATGGTCGCCGTGAAACCTTGGTGATCGGCCAGTACGATCCGAATCTCGGGGCCAAGAAGCCGCGTGATCTGGTGGAGTTGGACTACGGGATGTCCTTGAGCCTGGCGGAGGCGCGACTACTGCTGGCGCGGGCGCACCGATCTGTGGAGCAAGGCGAGAGCCCTTCGCGTACCAAGGTTGAAAAACGAGTCGAGGCTGCGGACGCGTTAACGTTTGGCAAGTGGGCGGAAAAGTACTTCGCTGAAGCTGACTTGGCTGAGTCCACGCGGTCCATGCGAAAGTCGGTCTATGACCGCAACTTGGCGGAGGAATTTGGCCGGCTGAAGTTGGAAGAAATCACGCCGGTGCGCCTTATGGCGAGGTGCGAGAAGATCAAGGAACGGGGGGCCGCAGCACCAGCGGTTCAAGCGCGCGAAATCGTGCAGCAGGTTTTTCGATTCATCCAGGCGCGCGGACTGAAGATCGAAAACCCAGCGGAGGCGATTCGACCCAGCGCCATCGCCACGTTCAAAGCTCGAGACAGGGCCCTGTCACCGGCCGAGATCCATACATTTTTCAATGCGCTCGACCAGACTGCGACCATGTCCACACTGCGTCTGGCGGTCAAGTTCATGCTGCTGACGCTGGTGCGCAAGTCGGAATTCATCGAGGCGACATGGGATGAGGTGAACTTCGAGACGGCGATATGGACGATCCCGAAGGAGCGCATGAAGGCGGGACGCCCTCACAACGTGTATCTCAGCCAGCAGGCGTTGGATATCCTGGTCGCCTTCAAGACCTGTTTTAGTGCCAGTTCGTACCTGCATCCGGGGCGTTACGAGACGGAATTGCCGATCAGCGCGGCGACGTTGAACCGGGTCATCGATGTCACCGTGAAGTTGATCCGTGACCGCGGTGAAGACTTCGAGCCCTTCACTGTGCATGACCTGCGCCGCACGGCCAGTACATTGCTCCATGAAGCCGGCTTCAACAGCGATTGGATCGAGAAGTGCCTTGCTCATGAGCAGCGCGGTGTGCGTGCGATCTACAACAAGGCCGAGTACGCCGAACAGCGAAGAGCGATGCTTCAAACCTGGGCCGATATGCTGGATGGTTGGATCAAGAGTGGCGCCAATGTGGTGCCCATCCGACGAGGTGTCGGCATCGCTTGA
- a CDS encoding DUF6088 family protein: MSDLKSAISSQITAAGAGPVWVPTDFAHLGNRDAIDKTLQRMVLAGDLRRIDRGLYDKPTINRLTQRPTTPDYRAIVEAIARRDQLRLLVDGMTAANDLGLTDAVPARVTIHTDARRRAIKLDKLTIDFKQTAPSRLYWAGRPAMRVVQALHWLKDTLVSDRDRILNRLSQLLADPTHGMALRQDLLDGFNTLPAWMQSLIRELPECDPLATVAKKTPQPRSSVKRSASPGSLGSAGRAS; the protein is encoded by the coding sequence ATGTCCGATCTCAAATCCGCCATCTCCTCGCAGATCACCGCCGCCGGTGCCGGCCCTGTCTGGGTGCCGACCGACTTCGCACACCTCGGCAACCGTGATGCGATCGACAAGACGCTTCAACGCATGGTGCTGGCGGGCGACCTGCGTCGTATCGACCGTGGGTTGTACGACAAACCCACTATTAACCGTCTGACCCAGCGTCCCACCACCCCGGACTATCGCGCAATCGTCGAGGCCATTGCTCGGCGCGACCAACTGCGTCTGTTGGTGGATGGCATGACGGCGGCCAACGATCTCGGCTTGACGGACGCCGTCCCGGCCCGCGTCACCATCCACACCGATGCACGCCGCCGGGCGATCAAACTCGACAAGCTGACCATCGACTTCAAGCAGACCGCGCCCAGTCGTCTCTACTGGGCCGGTCGTCCCGCCATGCGGGTCGTACAAGCGCTGCACTGGCTGAAAGACACGTTGGTCTCCGACCGCGACCGCATCCTGAACCGCCTGAGCCAACTGCTGGCCGATCCGACCCATGGCATGGCACTCCGCCAGGATCTGCTTGACGGGTTCAATACCTTGCCAGCGTGGATGCAAAGCCTGATCCGTGAGCTGCCCGAATGCGACCCGCTGGCCACCGTGGCCAAGAAGACTCCGCAACCGCGAAGCAGCGTGAAGCGATCGGCGAGTCCCGGTTCCCTTGGAAGCGCAGGGAGGGCCAGTTGA
- a CDS encoding nucleotidyl transferase AbiEii/AbiGii toxin family protein yields the protein MNPSFREVITAADADRLDLFLGAAARLGTAVQNVEKDFWVCWTLDVLFNGLAAGGPRLLFKGGTSLSKAFGLISRFSEDIDITVFRDDLGQAADVAELEALSGKKRRARLESIRTACQAYIAGPLTNQFTLVAAAVIPQGRFRLELDPDDKDGQSLLFWYPAVTPAADSYIRSAVKIESGAKSALDPHIVASVVPYVAQDLPGLDLAVGNVTTVKPERTFWDKIIILHGLRQWHDRRGELRHGGQRVSRHYYDVHRLMQASASSEWQADHALAIDCAQHARLFFGSADLGLDAAQPGTFTLVPSPAMGEALAKDYAAMAGMVFGEVPQLDAVLASVERFEQIVNGAAVAASLAPKD from the coding sequence TTGAACCCATCCTTCCGTGAGGTGATCACCGCCGCCGACGCCGACCGGCTCGATCTATTTCTGGGCGCTGCTGCCCGTCTCGGCACGGCGGTCCAGAACGTCGAAAAGGACTTCTGGGTCTGCTGGACCCTGGACGTGTTGTTCAACGGCTTGGCGGCGGGCGGGCCCCGGCTTCTGTTCAAAGGGGGCACTTCTCTGTCCAAGGCGTTCGGCCTGATCTCCCGTTTTTCCGAGGACATCGATATCACGGTCTTCCGGGACGACTTGGGGCAAGCGGCCGACGTGGCGGAACTGGAAGCCTTGAGCGGGAAGAAACGTCGTGCGCGTCTTGAATCCATCCGCACGGCGTGCCAAGCGTACATCGCCGGCCCTTTGACGAACCAATTCACCCTAGTCGCCGCCGCCGTCATCCCGCAAGGGCGTTTCCGGTTGGAACTCGACCCGGACGACAAGGACGGCCAGAGCCTGCTGTTCTGGTATCCCGCCGTCACGCCCGCGGCCGACAGCTACATCCGCTCAGCCGTCAAGATCGAATCCGGTGCGAAATCGGCGCTGGACCCGCACATCGTAGCTTCGGTCGTACCGTACGTCGCACAAGATCTGCCCGGGTTGGATCTGGCGGTGGGTAACGTCACCACCGTGAAGCCAGAGCGCACTTTCTGGGACAAGATCATCATCCTGCACGGCCTGCGACAGTGGCACGACCGCCGCGGCGAACTGCGGCACGGCGGACAACGTGTCTCGCGCCACTACTACGATGTGCACCGCCTGATGCAGGCATCGGCATCGTCCGAGTGGCAAGCCGATCATGCGCTCGCCATCGACTGCGCCCAGCACGCGAGGCTCTTCTTCGGCAGTGCCGACCTGGGGCTGGATGCCGCCCAACCCGGCACATTCACGCTCGTACCCAGTCCGGCGATGGGTGAAGCGCTCGCCAAAGACTACGCAGCGATGGCTGGCATGGTCTTCGGCGAAGTTCCCCAGCTTGACGCGGTACTCGCCAGCGTCGAGCGCTTCGAACAGATCGTCAATGGGGCAGCGGTTGCCGCATCGCTCGCGCCGAAGGACTGA